In one window of Drosophila ananassae strain 14024-0371.13 chromosome XR, ASM1763931v2, whole genome shotgun sequence DNA:
- the LOC6501881 gene encoding uncharacterized protein LOC6501881, which yields MGGCGKILGLLSLLGLLQLARQHCYTMKLVGISSWDTPAYRLKMNMFLKNNSLSSVTTVHQDVAIPLWHLVLLQHPRKRGSGPAPSRVELPRILYNSTTKTCDFWKYIRHVSAWNNVAKLMLSKNASNMSLACPLKAGVYVMNRIQVPPDTALLKFMYHPNTIYSLEGTVYALNPKDKVSKKVLCHYEVNATIFKSC from the exons ATGGGCGGTTGTGGCAAGATACTGGGCCTCCTGAGCCTGCTCGGCCTCCTGCAACTAGCCAGGCAG CACTGCTACACGATGAAGCTGGTGGGCATCTCGAGCTGGGACACGCCCGCCTACAGGCTCAAGATGAACATGTTCCTCAAGAACAACTCCCTGTCCTCGGTGACGACGGTGCACCAGGACGTGGCCATTCCGCTGTGGCACCTCGTCCTGCTGCAGCACCCCCGAAAGCGCGGCTCGGGTCCTGCCCCGTCGCGCGTGGAGCTGCCCCGGATCCTCTACAACTCGACGACGAAGACCTGCGACTTCTGGAAGTACATCCGCCACGTCTCCGCCTGGAATAACGTCGCCAAGCTGATGCTCTCGAAGAACGCCAGCAACATGAGCCTGGCGTGTCCCCTGAAGGCCGGCGTCTACGTGATGAACCGAATCCAGGTGCCGCCGGACACGGCGCTCCTGAAGTTCATGTACCACCCGAACACCATCTACTCCCTGGAGGGCACCGTCTACGCCCTCAACCCCAAGGACAAGGTCTCCAAGAAGGTCCTCTGCCACTACGAGGTGAACGCCACGATCTTCAAGTCCTGCTGA